A stretch of the Streptomyces ortus genome encodes the following:
- a CDS encoding bifunctional adenosylcobinamide kinase/adenosylcobinamide-phosphate guanylyltransferase codes for MEVTLLGTGGPLGLPRPHCPCAVCAVALGGDARAATALLVDGTLLLDLTPGAAFAAARAGCSLNGVRQVLLSHPHDGPAVEVPAGLPQPGRVPDGRELTLLTGHRVRALAMDAPGTGYAVTGPDGQRLLYLPPGAAPAGLDGTTETYDMVAGDVVGRPDALARLRLVGAVGPATDVIAVHLDHDVPPGRELRRRLAAAGARTVPDGRTLTVGVYEDVPDVPRRTLVLGGARSGKSVEAERRLEAFPDVLYVATGGARAGDREWAARVHAHRERRPGSWRTAETCDLVPLLEEDGSALLVDCLSLWLTDAMDDANAWDDAEWAGGGERVLRARVEELTAAVRASRRTVVAVSNEVGSGIVPATPSGRRYRDELGRLNAAFAAECEHVLLVVAGQAVTLKG; via the coding sequence GTGGAAGTGACTCTGCTCGGTACCGGCGGGCCCCTGGGGCTGCCCAGGCCCCATTGTCCGTGCGCCGTCTGCGCGGTGGCGCTCGGCGGGGACGCCCGCGCGGCCACCGCCCTCCTGGTGGACGGCACGCTGCTGCTCGACCTGACCCCCGGGGCGGCCTTCGCGGCGGCCCGGGCCGGGTGCTCGCTCAACGGGGTCCGCCAGGTCCTGCTCTCGCATCCGCACGACGGACCCGCCGTGGAGGTACCGGCGGGGCTGCCGCAGCCGGGGCGCGTGCCGGACGGCCGGGAGCTGACGCTGCTGACGGGCCATCGGGTGCGGGCGCTGGCGATGGACGCGCCGGGCACCGGGTACGCGGTCACGGGCCCGGACGGGCAGCGGCTGCTCTATCTGCCGCCCGGCGCGGCCCCCGCGGGCCTGGACGGGACGACCGAGACGTACGACATGGTGGCCGGCGACGTCGTCGGGCGGCCGGACGCGCTGGCCCGGCTGCGGCTGGTGGGGGCCGTGGGTCCCGCCACCGACGTGATCGCGGTGCATCTGGACCACGACGTGCCGCCGGGCCGGGAACTGCGGCGGCGCCTCGCCGCCGCGGGCGCGCGGACGGTCCCGGACGGCAGGACGCTGACCGTCGGGGTGTACGAGGACGTGCCCGACGTGCCGCGCCGGACGCTGGTCCTCGGCGGGGCCCGGTCGGGCAAGTCGGTGGAGGCCGAGCGACGCCTGGAGGCCTTCCCCGACGTGCTGTACGTGGCCACGGGTGGCGCGCGGGCCGGGGACCGGGAGTGGGCGGCCCGGGTGCACGCGCACCGCGAGCGGCGCCCCGGCTCCTGGCGTACCGCCGAGACCTGCGACCTCGTACCCCTGCTGGAGGAGGACGGGTCCGCGCTGCTCGTCGACTGTCTGTCGCTGTGGCTGACGGACGCGATGGACGACGCGAACGCGTGGGACGACGCCGAGTGGGCCGGCGGCGGCGAGCGCGTGCTGCGGGCGCGCGTCGAGGAGCTGACGGCCGCCGTCCGCGCGTCGCGCCGCACGGTGGTCGCCGTCTCCAACGAGGTCGGCTCCGGGATCGTCCCCGCCACCCCCTCGGGCCGCCGCTACCGCGACGAGCTGGGCCGCCTGAACGCGGCGTTCGCGGCCGAGTGCGAGCACGTGCTGCTGGTGGTGGCGGGTCAGGCGGTCACCCTGAAGGGCTGA
- a CDS encoding class I SAM-dependent methyltransferase, translated as MPVTHAARQSVAQRRAVYLGELAQGTDRFHEPRRPDCPWCGSARLRTRLRTPDLLQHKPGTFVVDECEDCAHAFQNPRLTTEGLAFYYRDFYENQDGGEERREHGGERHEDESFAERTLRSHAGRRRHEAAARAMLPFPEPESWLDVGTGHGHFPAAAKELFTYTSFDGLDPTARVDRALAAGRVEEAHRGRLPDLVGRLRARYDVVSMFHHLEHSPDPREELRAALAVLRPGGHLLVEVPDPDCAFGALLGKWWVSYCQPQHLHLMPLRNLLDELDALGCSVVSTDRREPHVPYDLTGALALAIGNRLPGGDEPWRPAPPTDLQRTLRTALTRAAAPLLASAFVLDQALAPLLRRTRFSNAYRIIARKNPRGASPFDAASL; from the coding sequence GTGCCCGTCACGCACGCCGCCCGGCAGTCCGTCGCCCAGCGCCGTGCCGTGTACCTGGGAGAGCTGGCCCAGGGGACCGACCGCTTCCACGAACCGCGCAGACCCGACTGCCCCTGGTGCGGCTCGGCGCGGCTGCGCACCCGGCTGCGTACGCCCGACCTGCTCCAGCACAAGCCCGGCACGTTCGTCGTCGACGAGTGCGAGGACTGCGCCCACGCCTTCCAGAACCCCCGTCTGACCACCGAGGGCCTCGCCTTCTACTACCGCGACTTCTACGAGAACCAGGATGGCGGCGAAGAACGGCGGGAGCACGGCGGCGAACGCCACGAGGACGAGAGCTTCGCCGAGCGGACCCTGCGCTCCCACGCCGGCCGCCGCCGCCACGAGGCCGCGGCCCGCGCGATGCTCCCGTTCCCGGAACCCGAGAGCTGGCTCGACGTCGGCACCGGCCACGGCCACTTCCCGGCGGCGGCCAAGGAGTTGTTCACGTACACGTCCTTCGACGGGCTCGACCCCACCGCGCGCGTCGACAGGGCCCTGGCCGCGGGCCGGGTCGAGGAGGCGCACCGCGGCCGGCTGCCGGACCTGGTGGGCCGGCTGCGCGCCCGCTACGACGTGGTCAGCATGTTCCACCACCTGGAGCACAGCCCCGACCCGCGCGAGGAACTGCGCGCCGCGCTCGCCGTACTGCGCCCCGGCGGGCATCTGCTCGTCGAAGTCCCCGACCCGGACTGCGCGTTCGGCGCGCTCCTCGGCAAGTGGTGGGTGTCCTACTGCCAGCCGCAGCACCTCCACCTCATGCCGCTGCGCAACCTGCTCGACGAACTCGACGCACTGGGCTGCTCGGTCGTCTCCACCGACCGCCGCGAGCCGCACGTCCCGTACGACCTGACCGGCGCCCTCGCCCTGGCGATCGGCAACCGGCTGCCCGGCGGCGACGAGCCCTGGCGCCCGGCCCCGCCGACCGACCTCCAGCGCACCCTGCGCACGGCCCTCACCCGGGCCGCCGCCCCGCTGCTCGCCTCCGCGTTCGTCCTGGACCAGGCCCTGGCGCCGCTCCTGCGCCGCACCCGCTTCTCGAACGCGTACCGGATCATCGCCCGCAAGAACCCGCGCGGCGCCTCCCCCTTCGACGCGGCCTCCCTCTGA
- the cobT gene encoding nicotinate-nucleotide--dimethylbenzimidazole phosphoribosyltransferase: MSSLNLDDFTDLIERPDGGVRRDAEARRERQVVPPGSLGRLDELGEWLAAAQAAVPVRAIERPRVVLFAGDHGVAGLGVSARPAGSADDLVRAVLDGASAVSVLARRLGVPVRVVDMALDCEPESLPDEVVRHRVRRGSGRIDVEDALTLEEAEAAFRAGVAVADEEADSGTDLVVLGDVSVGGTTAAAVLVAALCGTDASVVTGRGGRAIDDLAWMRKCAAVRDALRRARPVLGDQLQLLATVGGADLAAITGFLLQSAVRKTPVVLDGVVSAACALVGQRVAFRAPDWWLAGQSSGEPAQAKAFDRMALEPLLSHGVTVGEGAGALLALPLVQAAAALAAELPFASADAAEGLSAE; the protein is encoded by the coding sequence ATGAGCTCGCTTAATCTCGACGACTTCACCGACCTGATCGAGCGCCCCGACGGCGGCGTACGCCGTGACGCCGAGGCGCGCCGGGAGCGGCAGGTCGTGCCGCCCGGGTCACTGGGGCGCCTGGACGAACTCGGTGAGTGGCTGGCCGCCGCGCAGGCGGCCGTGCCGGTGCGGGCGATCGAGCGTCCGCGCGTGGTGCTGTTCGCGGGCGACCACGGGGTCGCCGGACTGGGGGTCTCGGCGCGGCCCGCCGGCAGCGCGGACGACCTGGTGCGCGCCGTGCTGGACGGCGCCAGCGCCGTGTCGGTACTGGCCCGGCGGCTCGGGGTGCCCGTGCGGGTGGTGGACATGGCGCTGGACTGCGAGCCGGAGAGCCTGCCCGACGAGGTCGTACGGCACCGGGTGCGGCGCGGGTCCGGGCGGATCGACGTCGAGGACGCGCTGACCCTGGAGGAGGCGGAGGCCGCGTTCCGGGCGGGGGTCGCCGTCGCGGACGAGGAGGCCGACTCCGGGACCGATCTCGTCGTGCTCGGGGATGTGAGTGTCGGGGGGACGACCGCGGCGGCCGTGCTGGTGGCGGCGCTGTGCGGGACCGACGCGTCGGTGGTGACCGGGCGCGGGGGGCGGGCGATCGACGACCTCGCGTGGATGCGCAAGTGCGCGGCGGTCCGCGACGCGTTGCGTCGGGCCCGTCCCGTTCTCGGGGACCAGTTGCAGTTGCTCGCGACGGTGGGCGGGGCGGATCTCGCGGCGATCACCGGGTTCCTGCTGCAGAGCGCTGTGCGCAAGACGCCGGTGGTGCTCGACGGGGTCGTGTCCGCGGCCTGTGCGCTGGTCGGGCAGCGGGTCGCCTTCCGGGCGCCGGACTGGTGGCTGGCGGGGCAGAGCAGTGGGGAGCCGGCGCAGGCGAAGGCGTTCGACCGGATGGCACTCGAACCGCTGCTTTCGCACGGGGTGACGGTGGGCGAGGGGGCGGGGGCGTTGCTCGCGCTGCCTTTGGTGCAGGCCGCGGCGGCGTTGGCGGCGGAGTTGCCGTTTGCTTCCGCCGACGCCGCGGAGGGCCTGTCGGCCGAGTAG
- a CDS encoding phosphatidylglycerol lysyltransferase domain-containing protein, producing the protein MGSARSTAATSAVWYLRTVAFLNFLSAVWVSLGQDVRRHNTADYFTPYLLTAGFASGVFTMFLAITMRRRKRAAWILNLALSGAFLLLFAFAMVFPEVRRYPQNWISLALTAAFVASLVVGRPEFYAKGDRSNPRLAAAVGIGGLLLCSLLAALLVTVTNHAPDAHLSTFADRWRYGTLRLVSVAADDSRFPGITTPNWVNVAINVLSTLLVLAVLYAAFRSRRVVDPLSADDEERLRTLLGRHGDRDSLGYFALRREKSVVWSPTGKAAVAYRVVGGVSLASGDPIGDPEAWPGAIAPWLSEARAHGWIPAVMGAGEEAGTVYARHGLDALELGDEAIVETGEFTLDGRAMRTVRQAYNRVRRAGYQVRIRRHEDIPADEMAYLLARADDWRDGATERGFSMALGRLGDPGDGRCVMLECRDGGGEEGDGDGELRAVLSFVPWGPHGLSLDLMRRDRDSENGLMEFMVIQLLQRAPELGITQVSLNFAMFRSVFERGARLGAGPVLRLWRSLLSFFSRWWQIESLYRANAKYRPIWEPRFLLFEKSADLPRIGLAAARAEGFLEAPGLPKWLHRKRLDSHG; encoded by the coding sequence ATGGGAAGCGCCCGATCCACCGCCGCGACATCCGCCGTGTGGTACCTCCGCACCGTCGCGTTCCTCAACTTCCTGAGCGCCGTATGGGTCTCCCTCGGCCAGGACGTGCGCCGCCACAACACGGCGGACTACTTCACCCCGTACCTGCTGACCGCCGGCTTCGCGTCAGGGGTGTTCACCATGTTCCTGGCGATCACGATGCGCAGGCGCAAGCGGGCCGCCTGGATCCTCAACCTCGCCCTGAGCGGAGCGTTCCTGCTGCTGTTCGCCTTCGCCATGGTCTTTCCCGAGGTCCGCCGGTATCCGCAGAACTGGATCTCCCTCGCCCTGACGGCGGCCTTCGTGGCCTCCCTGGTCGTCGGCCGCCCCGAGTTCTACGCGAAGGGCGACCGCTCGAACCCCCGCCTCGCCGCGGCCGTCGGCATCGGCGGACTCCTGCTCTGCTCCCTGCTGGCCGCGCTCCTGGTGACCGTCACGAACCACGCCCCCGACGCGCACCTGTCGACCTTCGCCGACCGCTGGCGCTACGGCACCCTGCGGCTCGTCTCGGTCGCCGCCGACGACTCCCGCTTCCCCGGGATCACCACTCCCAACTGGGTGAACGTCGCCATCAACGTACTCAGCACCCTGCTCGTCCTGGCCGTCCTGTACGCGGCCTTCCGCTCCCGCCGTGTCGTCGACCCGCTCAGCGCCGACGACGAGGAACGGCTGCGGACCCTGCTCGGCCGGCACGGCGACCGGGACTCCCTCGGCTACTTCGCGCTGCGTCGCGAGAAGAGCGTGGTGTGGTCGCCGACCGGCAAGGCCGCCGTCGCCTACCGGGTCGTCGGCGGGGTCTCACTGGCCTCCGGCGACCCCATCGGCGATCCCGAGGCGTGGCCCGGCGCCATCGCGCCCTGGCTCTCCGAGGCGCGCGCCCACGGCTGGATCCCGGCCGTGATGGGCGCGGGCGAGGAGGCCGGGACCGTCTACGCCCGGCACGGTCTCGACGCGCTGGAGCTCGGGGACGAGGCGATCGTCGAGACGGGCGAGTTCACCCTCGACGGGCGGGCCATGCGGACCGTCCGCCAGGCCTACAACCGCGTGCGGCGCGCGGGCTACCAGGTACGCATCCGGCGGCACGAGGACATCCCGGCCGACGAGATGGCGTACCTCCTCGCCCGCGCGGACGACTGGCGGGACGGGGCGACCGAGCGCGGCTTCAGCATGGCGCTGGGGCGGCTCGGGGACCCGGGCGACGGGCGGTGCGTGATGCTCGAATGCCGCGACGGCGGCGGGGAGGAGGGCGACGGGGACGGCGAGCTGCGGGCCGTCCTGTCCTTCGTGCCCTGGGGGCCCCACGGGCTCTCCCTCGACCTGATGCGGCGGGACCGGGACTCCGAGAACGGGCTCATGGAGTTCATGGTGATCCAGCTCCTCCAGCGGGCCCCCGAGCTCGGGATCACACAGGTCTCACTCAACTTCGCCATGTTCCGTTCCGTCTTCGAACGCGGCGCGCGCCTCGGCGCCGGGCCGGTGCTGCGGTTGTGGCGCTCCTTGCTCAGCTTCTTCTCGCGCTGGTGGCAGATCGAGTCGCTGTACCGCGCCAACGCCAAGTACCGGCCCATCTGGGAACCGCGGTTCCTGCTCTTCGAGAAGAGCGCCGACCTGCCGCGCATCGGCCTGGCCGCCGCCCGCGCGGAGGGCTTCCTGGAGGCGCCGGGCCTGCCGAAGTGGCTGCACCGCAAGCGCCTGGACTCGCACGGCTGA